A genomic region of Runella rosea contains the following coding sequences:
- a CDS encoding SPFH domain-containing protein has product MKNKLIYPFLFIVVLTGCTRVQPNYEGVLMKNYGREGRGDFSVVTGSQGLLGPGTELYQVPMFEQKADPAEVVITAKDAGVFTVDPSLTYQAIRTKGADIIFNYKHVGIDDENTIMDNIEGAVLNALVVNAYREEARNFSTDSLMNNLNHFEQSVEIRLKKDFEGKFFTLTSLTSGLKPPTSMAEAIERRNNAKQQAEQVKNELEVARMNLEKAKIEAEANRVKASGLEPRVLQEQWIEAIRNTQNKVIITDGRTPIILGQQ; this is encoded by the coding sequence ATGAAAAACAAACTAATCTATCCATTCTTGTTTATCGTGGTTCTGACGGGTTGTACTCGTGTACAGCCCAATTATGAAGGGGTACTTATGAAAAATTACGGCCGCGAAGGCCGGGGCGATTTCTCGGTCGTGACAGGCTCTCAGGGTCTACTCGGCCCTGGAACAGAACTTTATCAAGTACCTATGTTTGAACAAAAAGCAGACCCCGCAGAAGTAGTCATTACCGCCAAAGATGCAGGCGTCTTTACAGTCGACCCTTCTCTCACCTATCAGGCAATTCGAACCAAAGGCGCCGATATTATCTTCAACTACAAACACGTAGGAATTGATGATGAAAATACAATTATGGACAACATCGAAGGGGCCGTTCTGAATGCACTGGTGGTCAATGCCTATCGCGAAGAAGCCCGCAATTTCAGCACCGATAGCTTAATGAACAACTTGAATCATTTTGAACAGTCGGTTGAGATACGCTTAAAAAAAGATTTTGAGGGAAAATTTTTCACCCTTACGTCCCTGACCAGTGGTCTTAAGCCCCCAACCTCGATGGCCGAAGCCATCGAACGCCGAAACAACGCCAAACAACAGGCCGAACAGGTAAAAAACGAATTGGAAGTAGCACGCATGAACTTAGAAAAAGCCAAAATTGAGGCCGAAGCCAACCGAGTAAAAGCAAGCGGCCTTGAACCAAGGGTATTGCAAGAGCAATGGATTGAAGCCATTCGTAATACCCAAAATAAAGTAATCATCACGGATGGCCGCACCCCTATTATCTTAGGCCAGCAATAA
- the porG gene encoding type IX secretion system protein PorG produces MRYLYVRFLLLFFVNSFIVNAQDRFEVGVFGGSSGYLGDLNKSDILSKEPKPSFGVLGRYNFSDYFAVKAGLIKGRLSGKDSHYPDRAFRNFTTTTPLTEVSAQFEWHPWPLTQPRLRHRFSPSFSPFLFAGLGFVRTKPKADLENMIVEKPQFVQGAAIDRSAVYKSMHGVVPFGIGVKYRFHPQWTLAAEAGFRITFSDYLDGISFAGNPAKTDRYIISGISVVYRFNKRPFGFKIRNPTKCDFVQE; encoded by the coding sequence ATGCGCTATTTATACGTCCGCTTTTTATTGTTGTTTTTTGTCAACTCGTTCATTGTTAACGCACAAGACCGATTTGAAGTTGGGGTATTTGGAGGTAGCTCAGGGTATCTGGGTGATTTAAACAAGTCAGATATTCTTTCCAAAGAGCCAAAGCCTTCGTTTGGGGTGTTGGGGCGTTATAATTTTTCAGATTACTTTGCGGTAAAAGCTGGTTTAATTAAGGGAAGACTTTCGGGCAAAGACAGCCATTATCCCGACCGAGCCTTTCGTAATTTTACAACGACCACGCCATTGACGGAGGTTTCTGCCCAATTTGAGTGGCATCCTTGGCCGCTAACCCAACCGCGACTGAGACACAGGTTTTCACCATCGTTTTCTCCGTTTCTGTTTGCGGGCCTTGGATTTGTGAGAACAAAACCCAAGGCGGATTTAGAAAATATGATTGTTGAAAAGCCCCAATTTGTACAAGGAGCTGCCATTGACCGCAGCGCCGTGTATAAGTCAATGCATGGGGTTGTTCCTTTCGGGATAGGGGTTAAGTACCGATTCCATCCGCAATGGACCCTCGCGGCCGAGGCAGGTTTCCGCATTACTTTTTCTGACTACTTAGACGGAATCAGTTTTGCGGGCAATCCTGCAAAAACAGATAGGTACATCATTTCGGGAATAAGTGTTGTTTATCGCTTCAATAAAAGGCCCTTTGGGTTCAAGATTCGTAACCCAACCAAGTGTGATTTTGTGCAGGAATGA
- a CDS encoding GNAT family N-acetyltransferase, with amino-acid sequence MPITYTTAQSDEDLRQIMALQRQNLYKNTPATYQQDQGFTTVEHSFEVLKQMNDALPQIIAKDGDTLAGYALVMPRTFGQLVPELVPMFDIVAELDWQGKRIGDYRFYVMGQICVAESHRGQGIFDGLYTAHKEHFSPDFELCVTEVAVRNTRSQRAHERVGFRTIYTYEDYTDVWNVVVWDWS; translated from the coding sequence ATGCCCATCACTTATACGACTGCACAATCGGACGAAGATCTCCGCCAAATCATGGCCCTTCAGCGCCAAAATTTATATAAAAACACCCCTGCTACTTACCAGCAAGATCAGGGGTTTACGACCGTTGAGCATTCATTTGAGGTGCTGAAGCAAATGAATGATGCACTACCCCAAATCATTGCCAAAGACGGTGACACTTTAGCGGGTTATGCCTTGGTTATGCCGCGCACGTTCGGTCAGTTGGTGCCAGAATTGGTGCCGATGTTTGACATTGTGGCCGAACTGGATTGGCAGGGCAAGCGCATCGGCGACTATCGTTTTTACGTTATGGGTCAAATTTGTGTTGCCGAATCGCACCGTGGGCAAGGAATTTTTGATGGTTTATATACCGCCCACAAAGAGCACTTTTCTCCTGATTTTGAACTCTGCGTTACGGAAGTAGCCGTGCGGAACACACGTTCACAGCGGGCGCATGAACGCGTAGGATTCCGCACGATTTATACCTACGAAGACTACACCGACGTATGGAACGTGGTGGTATGGGATTGGAGTTAA
- a CDS encoding sugar phosphate isomerase/epimerase family protein, with translation MNRRHFFQQATLGTAALASPESPLLTSTKDLNPFKLGLSTYSYWHFKTPKVAIETVIDEAARMEIEGVDILHRQMDNEDNAYLQKLKRHAFVNGVDLICLSIHQSFVSPDAAERQKNIDHTLHCIELAYKMGIPSIRLNSGRWNTIKSFDELMAKRGVEPILPGYTEDDGFKWCIDSIEKCLAKAAECGVMLALENHWGLTSTPEGLLRIRKAIDSPWLGVLLDTGNFLEDPYTKLEKVAPVANFVQAKTYYGGGEWYTLDLDYKRIVNILRQANYKGYIALEFEGKEAPETGVRKSVAMLREAMKA, from the coding sequence ATGAACCGTCGCCATTTTTTTCAACAAGCTACCCTCGGAACTGCGGCATTGGCTTCCCCTGAAAGCCCGCTTTTAACTTCCACAAAAGACCTTAATCCGTTCAAGCTCGGCCTTTCGACCTACTCGTATTGGCATTTCAAAACCCCCAAAGTTGCCATCGAAACGGTCATCGACGAAGCTGCTCGCATGGAGATTGAAGGCGTGGATATTTTGCACCGCCAAATGGACAACGAAGACAACGCCTATCTTCAAAAACTCAAACGACACGCGTTTGTCAACGGGGTAGATTTGATTTGTCTTTCCATCCATCAAAGTTTTGTATCGCCCGATGCGGCCGAGCGCCAGAAAAACATCGACCACACACTGCACTGCATCGAGCTGGCCTACAAAATGGGGATTCCGAGCATTCGGCTTAACTCTGGACGCTGGAATACCATCAAATCATTTGACGAACTCATGGCCAAGCGCGGCGTAGAGCCGATTTTGCCCGGTTATACTGAAGATGATGGGTTCAAATGGTGTATTGACAGCATCGAAAAATGCCTGGCCAAAGCCGCCGAATGTGGCGTAATGCTTGCTTTGGAAAATCACTGGGGGCTTACTTCCACCCCCGAAGGCCTGCTGCGTATCCGCAAGGCAATTGATTCGCCATGGCTGGGCGTGCTATTGGATACAGGAAATTTTCTGGAAGACCCTTACACTAAACTCGAAAAAGTAGCACCCGTAGCCAACTTTGTACAAGCCAAAACCTACTACGGCGGCGGTGAGTGGTATACGTTGGATTTGGATTACAAACGCATCGTCAACATCCTACGCCAAGCCAACTACAAAGGGTACATTGCGCTGGAATTTGAAGGGAAAGAAGCCCCAGAAACGGGCGTTCGAAAAAGCGTGGCGATGTTGCGTGAGGCGATGAAAGCTTAA
- a CDS encoding efflux RND transporter permease subunit: MWNKIAAGIIRFRFAWIVLIFVTVAYMGYEGSKIELSYQMARILPPNDPIEKEYQEFRKVFGEDGAIMVIGWQDPNLFELTKFRNWYGLAERIKAMKGIKNVLSLGHLYKVERNDSLSKFEFKPLFTQLPSTQAEMDSLKNQVKKLPFYEGLAINSKTNSTLIVITFNDKDLNSSRRITIVEEIKAMADEFSIKNKTDLHYSGMPFIRTVIMKKISGELKLFMALAVLVTAFILWLFFRSLRLTLLSIGVVLMGVIFSVGLLQLFGYKITALTGLIPPLLIVIGVPNCVFLLNKYQLELKTHGNKDEAIKEMICQIGLSIFLANITTAIGFGVFYFTNSALLVEFGIVASICVMVTYVLCLVLLPITLHYMNLPKARHLKHLEGKWAKGFLTKVDYLVHNHRRAIYGAMVVVILVSAYGMTKIKAVGYIVDDLPQNDPVYVDLRFFESNFNGVLPFEVMIDTKQPNGVFGNQAQVLYKIKALQNEMADFKEFSKPVSVVEASRFLYQAYRGGEAKYYVLPGALELSKLTDYVQGDNRGVKQLNSFMNEDRSITRVSFQMADVGSERIKDLINQIRPKVDSIFNPAQYKVSLTGHSLVFLKSNDYLLGNLYESLLIAIVLIAIVGMVLFRSIPIILLSKLPCLIPLALTAGIMGYFNIHFKPTTILVFSITFGIASDGTVYFLTRYRQELYQRGRTASEAVSQAIFGTGLSMIYTAIILFCGFSIFAASSFGGTAAMGVMVSITLLVAMCTNLILLPALLLSIAKRQKERPS, encoded by the coding sequence ATGTGGAATAAAATTGCGGCAGGCATCATTCGTTTTCGGTTTGCGTGGATTGTATTGATCTTTGTAACAGTAGCATATATGGGTTATGAAGGAAGTAAAATCGAACTTTCTTATCAAATGGCTCGTATTTTACCCCCCAATGACCCCATCGAAAAAGAATATCAGGAGTTTAGGAAGGTGTTTGGGGAAGATGGCGCTATCATGGTGATAGGCTGGCAGGACCCCAACTTGTTTGAACTCACTAAATTTCGGAACTGGTACGGGCTTGCGGAGCGTATCAAGGCCATGAAAGGCATTAAGAATGTGCTTTCGCTCGGTCATTTATACAAAGTAGAACGAAATGACAGCCTGAGCAAATTTGAATTTAAACCGCTTTTTACGCAACTACCTTCTACTCAGGCGGAGATGGACAGCCTGAAAAATCAGGTTAAAAAACTTCCCTTTTATGAAGGATTGGCCATCAATTCCAAAACCAATTCGACGCTTATTGTTATTACATTTAATGACAAAGACCTAAACTCTTCGCGCCGAATTACGATTGTGGAGGAAATTAAGGCGATGGCCGATGAGTTTTCGATAAAAAATAAAACCGACCTTCACTATTCAGGAATGCCGTTTATTCGGACGGTCATCATGAAAAAAATATCGGGCGAGCTCAAGCTTTTTATGGCCTTAGCGGTGTTGGTGACGGCATTTATCCTCTGGCTTTTTTTTAGATCGCTTCGGCTTACGCTCTTGTCGATTGGTGTGGTATTGATGGGGGTGATTTTCTCCGTTGGTTTACTCCAGTTATTTGGGTATAAAATTACGGCTTTAACTGGCCTTATCCCGCCGCTCTTGATTGTGATTGGAGTGCCTAACTGTGTTTTTCTGTTGAATAAATACCAGCTGGAACTCAAAACGCACGGAAATAAAGACGAAGCGATTAAGGAAATGATTTGCCAGATTGGACTTTCTATTTTTCTGGCCAATATTACGACCGCCATTGGTTTTGGGGTGTTTTATTTTACCAACAGTGCCTTGCTGGTTGAGTTTGGCATCGTGGCTTCCATTTGTGTGATGGTTACGTACGTACTTTGTTTGGTGCTTTTGCCCATCACGTTGCATTATATGAATCTACCCAAAGCGCGGCATTTGAAGCATTTGGAAGGAAAATGGGCCAAAGGCTTCCTGACCAAAGTTGATTATCTAGTACACAATCACCGTCGGGCTATTTATGGTGCCATGGTGGTGGTGATTCTGGTCTCGGCGTATGGGATGACCAAAATTAAAGCCGTGGGGTACATCGTGGATGACCTTCCGCAAAATGACCCCGTTTACGTGGACCTTCGTTTTTTTGAGTCTAACTTCAACGGAGTTTTGCCTTTTGAAGTAATGATTGATACCAAACAGCCCAACGGAGTATTTGGCAATCAGGCACAGGTGTTGTACAAAATCAAGGCATTACAAAACGAAATGGCTGATTTTAAAGAGTTTTCTAAGCCTGTTTCGGTGGTTGAGGCATCGCGGTTTTTGTATCAGGCGTATCGGGGAGGCGAAGCCAAATATTACGTGTTGCCGGGGGCATTAGAGTTATCAAAATTGACCGATTATGTGCAGGGAGACAACCGCGGCGTAAAACAATTAAACTCATTTATGAACGAAGACCGCAGTATTACGCGGGTGAGTTTTCAAATGGCAGATGTAGGCTCGGAGCGAATCAAAGACTTAATCAATCAAATACGCCCCAAAGTTGACTCTATCTTTAACCCGGCTCAGTATAAAGTCAGCCTGACTGGGCACAGTCTTGTGTTTTTGAAAAGCAATGATTATCTGCTGGGCAATTTGTACGAAAGTTTGTTGATTGCCATCGTTTTGATTGCCATTGTCGGGATGGTACTTTTCCGTTCGATTCCCATTATTTTGCTATCCAAACTTCCGTGTCTCATTCCTTTGGCCTTAACGGCGGGGATTATGGGGTACTTTAATATCCATTTTAAGCCCACTACGATTCTGGTTTTCAGCATTACTTTTGGTATTGCTTCCGACGGTACGGTTTATTTTTTAACGCGTTACCGTCAGGAACTCTACCAACGCGGACGCACAGCCTCGGAGGCGGTCTCACAGGCCATTTTCGGAACAGGATTAAGCATGATTTATACCGCTATCATTCTATTCTGCGGCTTTTCTATTTTTGCAGCTTCCAGTTTTGGCGGTACAGCGGCCATGGGCGTGATGGTTTCAATCACTTTATTGGTGGCTATGTGTACAAACTTGATTCTGCTGCCAGCCTTGTTGTTGTCAATTGCAAAAAGGCAAAAAGAGCGTCCGTCGTAG
- a CDS encoding TonB-dependent receptor: MQYIRFTIVSLFFLVTSQLLAQQVEVKGRVADQGDKSPLIGANILLINAADSTLRFGVVADTAGAFTIKSVPLATYRLFISFVGYTAYDQRINLRRTAPDLGIISLKPDAQLLKDVVVKGVAERVAQKGDTTVYNASAFKTNRDATAQDLIEKMPNITIENGQVKAQGENVQKVTVDGREFFGDDATLALKNLPAEVVDKIQVFDRLSDQSQFTGFDDGQTVKTINVVTRSDRNNGQFGKIYAGYGTDDRYMVGGSTNYFKKDTRISVIGMSNNVNQQNFASEDLLGVLGGSGGGGAPGGGNRGGGGNRGGGGNNGGGGNFGGGNSAGNFLSGQQGGINKTNAIGLNYSDNWGKKWKVSGSYFFNDASNNNLSQLARTFFSTEGPGQLYNEDYFSSNNNKNHRLNARLEYTINSKNSLIITPRISFQGNTAYSSLLGGNSINALRISQTQTEKESKNNGYNFGNSILWRHRFGKIGRTLTVGLTTSANDRSGESLLNSVVNYYTRKTADSLQITDQRTDSKSDGYTISSNISLTENIGRGGQLQLNYTPSFTKNYSDRKTYNYNQSTSEYSTPDLRLSNEFDNTYITNRIGGSYRLRIKKTMVTAEVNYQNAQLSGKQNYPLEFSINRSFNNILPSAMINYRGADGKSFRFNYRTGTNAPSISQLQNVVDNSNPLFLRTGNPNLKQEYNHNTSLRYGVTNPKTARSFFINLNGSFTQNNISTATYIAARDTVVGGFPLNRGSQFSQPVNVNGNWNVRSFITYGLPVTSLKSNLNFNIGTGYTRTIGLINNIQNTSNTHSINGGLVLSSNISEQLDFTVSVNGNYNTVTNSLQPSLDGTYYYQNSNFKLNWLTKAGFFVNTNLNHTFYTGLGQDFNLNFTLWNAAVGYKFLKKQAGELKLSTFDVLGQNNSISRTVTETYIEDLQTRVLQRYYMLTFTYTLRNFR; this comes from the coding sequence ATGCAATACATTCGCTTTACTATCGTTTCGTTGTTTTTTTTAGTCACCAGCCAACTGCTTGCTCAGCAAGTAGAAGTGAAGGGCCGTGTGGCAGACCAAGGAGACAAATCCCCCTTGATCGGGGCCAATATTCTGCTCATAAATGCCGCCGATTCTACCCTTCGGTTTGGTGTCGTGGCTGATACGGCTGGGGCATTTACCATAAAATCGGTGCCGCTGGCCACCTACCGCTTATTTATCAGCTTTGTGGGCTATACCGCCTACGACCAACGCATTAATTTGCGACGTACTGCTCCTGATTTGGGAATTATTTCATTGAAACCCGACGCCCAGCTTCTGAAAGATGTGGTGGTCAAAGGAGTAGCCGAACGGGTGGCTCAAAAAGGAGATACAACCGTCTATAACGCCAGTGCTTTCAAAACAAACCGCGACGCCACCGCGCAGGATTTGATTGAAAAAATGCCCAATATCACCATCGAAAACGGACAGGTAAAAGCGCAGGGAGAGAATGTGCAGAAAGTGACGGTCGACGGGCGCGAGTTTTTTGGCGATGATGCCACGTTGGCCCTGAAAAATTTGCCCGCAGAGGTGGTTGACAAAATTCAGGTATTTGACCGCCTTAGCGACCAGTCGCAGTTCACGGGTTTTGATGATGGCCAAACCGTAAAAACCATCAATGTTGTTACGCGCTCAGATCGTAACAATGGCCAGTTTGGAAAAATATACGCTGGCTACGGCACCGACGACCGCTACATGGTGGGAGGCAGTACCAATTATTTCAAGAAAGATACCCGTATTTCTGTCATTGGAATGTCTAATAATGTCAATCAGCAAAATTTTGCGAGTGAAGATTTATTAGGTGTATTGGGAGGCTCAGGCGGTGGCGGCGCACCAGGTGGAGGCAATCGTGGCGGCGGTGGAAATCGTGGCGGTGGCGGCAACAATGGCGGCGGTGGCAACTTTGGCGGAGGTAATTCGGCAGGTAATTTTTTGTCGGGGCAGCAAGGAGGTATCAATAAAACAAATGCCATTGGACTGAATTACTCCGACAATTGGGGTAAAAAGTGGAAAGTCTCGGGTAGTTATTTCTTCAACGATGCCAGTAATAATAACCTGAGCCAATTGGCAAGAACTTTCTTCTCGACCGAAGGGCCAGGGCAGCTTTACAATGAAGATTATTTTTCGTCAAACAATAACAAAAATCACCGCCTAAACGCCCGCTTGGAATATACCATCAATTCCAAAAACTCGCTCATCATTACGCCCCGAATCAGCTTTCAGGGCAATACCGCTTATAGTAGTTTGTTGGGGGGGAATAGTATTAATGCGCTGCGTATTAGTCAAACCCAAACCGAAAAAGAATCAAAAAACAATGGATATAATTTCGGAAACAGTATTTTGTGGCGGCACCGTTTTGGTAAAATAGGGCGTACGTTGACAGTGGGATTAACGACTTCAGCCAATGACCGGAGCGGCGAATCGTTGTTAAATTCCGTGGTTAATTATTATACCCGCAAAACCGCCGATTCATTGCAGATAACCGACCAACGTACCGATTCCAAATCAGATGGCTACACGATTTCTAGCAATATTTCATTGACCGAAAACATAGGTCGGGGCGGACAGTTGCAGCTTAATTATACCCCTTCTTTCACCAAAAACTATTCTGACCGCAAAACCTATAATTATAACCAAAGCACGAGCGAATACAGCACGCCCGATTTGCGGTTGTCAAACGAATTTGACAATACCTACATCACCAATCGAATTGGAGGAAGTTACCGGTTGCGCATCAAAAAAACGATGGTAACGGCGGAAGTAAATTACCAAAATGCGCAATTGAGCGGCAAACAGAATTATCCGCTGGAATTTTCGATCAACCGATCGTTTAATAACATCTTGCCTTCGGCAATGATCAATTACCGAGGCGCAGATGGAAAGAGCTTTCGGTTCAATTACCGTACGGGCACCAATGCGCCATCCATCAGTCAATTACAAAATGTAGTGGATAACTCAAATCCCCTGTTTTTAAGAACGGGTAATCCCAACTTAAAGCAGGAGTATAACCATAACACGTCGCTCCGCTACGGCGTTACCAATCCTAAAACAGCCCGCAGCTTCTTTATTAATTTGAATGGTTCATTTACACAGAACAACATCAGTACGGCTACGTACATTGCCGCTCGCGATACGGTGGTGGGTGGGTTTCCGCTCAACCGTGGCTCACAGTTTTCGCAGCCAGTCAATGTAAATGGAAACTGGAATGTTCGTTCGTTTATCACGTACGGATTACCCGTGACTTCGCTCAAAAGCAACTTAAACTTCAACATCGGAACGGGCTATACCCGCACCATTGGGTTGATTAACAACATCCAAAATACCTCTAATACGCACTCTATCAACGGAGGGCTGGTGCTGAGTAGCAACATCAGCGAGCAGCTTGATTTTACGGTGTCGGTCAATGGAAATTACAACACCGTTACCAACTCGTTACAGCCTTCATTGGATGGTACGTATTATTATCAAAACAGCAATTTTAAGTTAAACTGGCTGACAAAAGCAGGTTTTTTTGTCAACACCAACCTCAATCATACGTTTTATACGGGGTTGGGGCAGGATTTTAACCTCAATTTTACCCTTTGGAACGCAGCCGTCGGCTATAAATTCCTGAAAAAACAGGCGGGAGAATTGAAATTGAGCACTTTTGATGTCTTGGGACAAAACAACAGCATCAGTCGTACCGTTACCGAAACCTACATAGAAGACCTACAAACCCGGGTATTGCAGCGGTATTATATGCTGACCTTCACGTATACACTCCGTAATTTTAGATAA
- a CDS encoding UbiA family prenyltransferase, with translation MKNILLHLRIPFSFFLLPIFLFALSQSPHPDTAKAWWVFFILHFLLFPASNAYNSYYDKDEGSIGLLETPPPVTKELYYVAWVFDILALVLGWLLVGESFTGYLLIYGFISKAYSHPLVRLKKYPILSWVVVTIFQGALTYLAVFQSINNLQTFESLIPQLLPALVCTSNLLAIYPLTQVYQHEEDAKRGDMTMSRLLGIRGTFINACFWLLLSGGGYMAYFGFTLPLLFLVILLFPLLAFFGWWTWKTWQDERNANFRNTMWLNVLASVCLNIFFGILCFL, from the coding sequence ATGAAAAACATTCTCCTTCATCTTCGAATTCCGTTTTCTTTTTTCTTATTACCTATTTTTTTGTTTGCGCTCAGTCAGTCGCCGCATCCCGATACTGCTAAAGCTTGGTGGGTATTTTTCATTCTGCATTTTTTGCTCTTTCCCGCAAGCAATGCCTACAATAGCTATTACGATAAAGATGAAGGGAGTATTGGATTACTAGAAACGCCTCCACCCGTCACCAAAGAATTGTATTACGTTGCGTGGGTTTTTGATATTCTGGCATTGGTATTGGGTTGGTTGCTTGTGGGCGAATCATTTACGGGGTATTTGCTGATTTATGGTTTTATTTCAAAGGCCTACAGTCATCCATTGGTTCGGTTGAAAAAGTACCCAATTTTGAGTTGGGTTGTAGTTACCATTTTTCAGGGTGCGCTTACGTACTTGGCGGTGTTTCAATCCATCAATAATCTGCAAACCTTTGAATCGCTTATTCCGCAATTATTACCCGCCTTGGTCTGTACCTCAAATTTGTTGGCTATTTATCCGCTTACGCAGGTGTACCAACACGAAGAAGATGCCAAACGCGGCGACATGACCATGAGCCGACTGCTGGGGATTAGGGGAACATTTATTAATGCTTGTTTTTGGCTACTGCTGTCGGGAGGTGGTTACATGGCTTATTTTGGGTTTACATTACCGCTATTGTTCTTGGTAATTTTGCTCTTTCCGTTGTTGGCTTTTTTTGGATGGTGGACTTGGAAGACATGGCAAGACGAACGGAATGCTAATTTCAGAAATACCATGTGGTTAAATGTGTTGGCGAGTGTATGTCTCAATATTTTTTTTGGAATCCTCTGTTTTTTATGA
- a CDS encoding M24 family metallopeptidase: MRKSLFYLFLTLFSSTTLFAQYPILPERERARVIDEILEDRLTNLLPQLMRREGIDMWVIVSREYNEDPVMKTMLPSTWLSARRRTIMVFFDAGGDKPLEKLAIARYDVGNLLKGEWDINVQPNQWLALGKVIEERNPKKIALNFSKDYGHADGLTYTEQKELMANLSEKQKAKIVSADRLAVAWLETRSEKEAALYPLICRISHEIIEEAFSEKVIHPGITTTDDVVWWMRQKVTDLGLETWFHPTVDIQRHDPANFDHLRTFSKRPDKQVIMPGDLIHCDFGITYLRLNTDQQQHAYILRPGESEVPEFIKKAFAQGNRLQDLLTERFKAGVTGNQMLLGALEQAKKEGITASIYSHPIGVHGHAAGPTIGMWDQQKGVPGPGDYPLFPNTGYSIELNAAVEIAEWKKIIRIMLEEDGYYTADGFRYLDGRQTEVFTIPRKLTNVK; this comes from the coding sequence ATGAGAAAATCATTATTCTATCTCTTCTTAACTCTTTTCTCTTCTACAACACTTTTTGCCCAATATCCAATCCTGCCCGAGCGCGAACGGGCCCGCGTGATTGATGAGATTTTGGAAGATCGCCTCACCAACCTCCTCCCCCAACTCATGCGGCGCGAAGGGATAGACATGTGGGTAATCGTCTCGCGTGAATATAACGAAGACCCCGTCATGAAAACCATGCTACCAAGCACGTGGCTATCGGCTCGCCGCCGTACCATCATGGTATTTTTTGACGCAGGAGGAGATAAACCATTGGAAAAACTGGCCATTGCTCGCTACGACGTAGGAAACTTGCTAAAAGGTGAATGGGACATCAACGTACAGCCCAATCAATGGTTGGCATTGGGCAAAGTGATTGAAGAGCGCAATCCCAAAAAAATCGCCCTCAATTTCTCCAAAGATTACGGTCATGCCGACGGTTTGACCTATACTGAGCAGAAAGAATTGATGGCTAATTTATCCGAAAAACAAAAAGCTAAAATCGTATCTGCCGACCGTTTGGCGGTGGCTTGGCTCGAAACTCGCTCCGAAAAAGAAGCAGCCCTTTACCCCTTGATTTGCCGTATTTCACACGAAATTATTGAGGAAGCTTTTTCCGAAAAAGTTATTCATCCGGGCATTACTACCACCGACGACGTGGTGTGGTGGATGCGCCAAAAAGTAACTGATTTAGGGCTTGAAACGTGGTTTCATCCTACGGTCGACATTCAACGCCACGACCCCGCCAATTTTGACCATTTACGCACGTTTTCCAAGCGCCCTGATAAGCAGGTCATTATGCCCGGCGATTTGATTCACTGTGATTTTGGCATTACATATTTGCGACTCAATACCGACCAACAACAGCACGCCTACATCCTCCGTCCGGGCGAGTCTGAAGTACCAGAATTTATCAAAAAGGCTTTTGCGCAAGGGAATCGCCTGCAAGACCTTTTGACCGAACGGTTTAAGGCTGGCGTAACGGGCAATCAAATGCTGTTGGGTGCGCTCGAACAGGCAAAAAAAGAAGGTATTACGGCCAGTATTTACTCCCACCCTATTGGTGTTCACGGCCACGCAGCGGGGCCAACGATTGGCATGTGGGACCAGCAGAAGGGAGTTCCCGGTCCTGGCGATTATCCTTTGTTTCCCAATACGGGTTATTCCATTGAGCTCAATGCCGCGGTGGAAATTGCCGAATGGAAAAAAATCATCCGAATCATGCTCGAAGAAGACGGTTACTACACCGCCGATGGTTTCCGCTATTTGGACGGACGCCAAACCGAAGTCTTTACCATCCCAAGAAAATTGACGAATGTGAAGTAA